The following proteins are co-located in the Paludibaculum fermentans genome:
- a CDS encoding DUF1501 domain-containing protein, with product MTRRQLLQRIPGALGTAALSHLLKAEGLTGLPHHKPTAKRVIYLFQSGGPSQMETFDYKPRLVEFQNKDLPESVRQGQRLTTMSASQSSFPIVPSKFSFAKHGQSGALVSELLPKTAGIADKLTFVKSMFTEQINHDPAVTYFQTGFQIAGRPSMGSWVSYGLGAETKDLPAFVVMISPGSNGTGQPLYDRLWGSGFLPTRYQGVKFRSVGDPVLYLTSPDGFPEENRHTYLETLNSMNRLKLEETGDPEISTRIAQYEMAFRMQTSVPELTDLSKESSTVLDSYGPDARKPGTFAYNCLMARRLAERGVRFIQLYHRDWDHHGGLPAGMPKMCNQTDQPSAALIQDLEQRGMLDDTLVIWGGEFGRTVYCQGRLTKDDYGRDHHPRCFTVWLAGGGVKPGITWGATDDYGYNITENPVHVHDLQATILHCLGIDHKRLTYQFQGRHFRLTDVGGNVVKDLLA from the coding sequence ATGACCCGACGCCAACTACTACAACGGATTCCGGGTGCGCTGGGTACGGCGGCGCTGTCCCATCTGCTGAAAGCCGAGGGACTTACCGGACTCCCGCATCACAAACCCACGGCCAAGCGAGTCATCTACCTGTTCCAGAGCGGCGGTCCGTCGCAGATGGAAACGTTCGACTATAAGCCGCGGCTGGTCGAGTTCCAGAACAAGGACCTGCCGGAGTCGGTGCGCCAGGGGCAGCGTTTGACGACAATGTCTGCTTCGCAGTCCAGCTTCCCCATTGTGCCGTCCAAGTTCTCGTTTGCGAAGCACGGGCAGTCCGGCGCGCTGGTGAGCGAGTTGCTGCCCAAGACCGCGGGCATTGCGGACAAACTCACCTTTGTGAAGTCAATGTTTACCGAGCAGATCAACCACGATCCGGCGGTGACTTACTTCCAGACGGGATTCCAGATCGCCGGCCGGCCGAGCATGGGATCGTGGGTTTCCTACGGGTTGGGCGCCGAGACCAAGGACTTACCGGCCTTCGTCGTCATGATTTCACCCGGGTCGAACGGGACCGGCCAGCCGTTGTACGACCGGTTGTGGGGCAGCGGCTTCCTGCCAACGCGGTACCAGGGCGTCAAGTTTCGGTCGGTGGGCGATCCGGTGCTGTACCTGACCAGCCCCGATGGCTTCCCGGAGGAGAACCGCCACACCTACCTGGAAACGCTCAACAGCATGAACCGGCTGAAGTTGGAGGAGACCGGAGATCCCGAGATCTCGACCAGGATTGCGCAGTACGAGATGGCGTTCCGGATGCAGACTTCCGTGCCGGAGCTGACCGACCTGTCGAAGGAATCCTCTACCGTCCTGGACAGCTACGGTCCGGACGCCCGCAAGCCCGGAACATTCGCCTACAACTGCCTGATGGCCCGGCGGTTGGCGGAACGCGGCGTGCGCTTTATCCAGCTTTACCATCGGGATTGGGATCATCACGGCGGGCTGCCAGCGGGTATGCCCAAGATGTGCAATCAAACCGACCAGCCCTCCGCGGCCCTGATCCAGGATCTGGAGCAGCGCGGGATGCTGGACGACACGCTGGTGATCTGGGGCGGCGAATTCGGCCGTACGGTGTACTGCCAGGGCCGGCTCACCAAGGACGACTACGGCCGGGATCACCATCCGCGTTGTTTCACCGTCTGGCTGGCCGGCGGCGGCGTGAAACCGGGCATCACCTGGGGCGCTACGGACGATTACGGGTACAACATCACGGAGAATCCGGTGCACGTCCATGACCTGCAGGCGACGATCCTGCACTGCCTGGGGATTGACCATAAGCGGCTGACCTACCAGTTCCAGGGACGGCACTTCCGGCTGACCGACGTTGGTGGAAACGTGGTCAAGGATCTCCTGGCTTAG
- a CDS encoding helix-turn-helix domain-containing protein, protein MAGETPLHLREPGPDPETQRQLIARILASKPFKRSQRQRELLEFLCRQAFEGETKDVHEQAIGVAVFGRRPDYDTSQDNIVRVHVSELRKKLEEYFKQEGADEPWLLEIPRGNYAPLMTPRIAPVAEAVLAAETEPPPVDVPRSGVQLAAIALLSVACAGLFLWNLQLRQQAKAPPSGLNPLWQQMFTANRETDIVVADSCLSFYTDMVKHPVGLQDYLSRKYLLEDLSKERDPERRKSLEMLMGRRYTSYADVQAVQYIAQLATIHGGSVNVHFARDYPTRRLQTSNLVLVGSKRANLWAELFDDQLNFQVEYEQATGGNVVVNRKPLAGERPVYSILTRDADVRDSLAVVAFVPNLQNTGEVLLLAGTGMSGTEAAIDAVVSRSGFERLLAALPASAPGRVPHFEALIRSHAVGGAAQTFEVLAARLIQPAAKSRN, encoded by the coding sequence ATGGCTGGCGAGACACCTTTGCACCTTCGAGAACCGGGCCCAGACCCGGAAACCCAGCGGCAACTCATCGCCCGGATCCTGGCCAGCAAACCCTTCAAGCGGTCTCAGCGCCAACGGGAGCTCCTGGAATTCCTTTGCCGTCAGGCATTTGAGGGCGAAACAAAGGACGTTCACGAACAGGCGATAGGGGTTGCCGTATTCGGCCGGCGGCCCGACTACGACACCAGCCAGGACAATATTGTCCGGGTGCATGTGTCGGAACTGCGCAAGAAACTGGAGGAGTACTTCAAGCAGGAAGGGGCCGACGAGCCGTGGCTGCTGGAAATTCCGCGCGGCAACTACGCTCCGCTGATGACGCCACGGATTGCGCCCGTAGCGGAGGCTGTCCTGGCCGCGGAAACGGAACCCCCTCCGGTAGATGTGCCGCGTTCGGGCGTCCAACTGGCGGCGATCGCCCTGTTGTCCGTTGCCTGCGCCGGACTGTTCCTCTGGAACCTACAGTTGAGGCAGCAGGCCAAGGCGCCGCCATCCGGCCTCAACCCTTTGTGGCAGCAGATGTTCACGGCCAACCGGGAGACCGACATCGTGGTGGCCGATTCCTGCCTGAGCTTCTATACGGACATGGTGAAGCATCCGGTAGGCTTGCAGGATTACCTCAGCCGGAAATACCTGCTGGAGGACCTGTCGAAGGAGCGCGACCCAGAACGGCGCAAGTCGCTGGAGATGCTGATGGGACGGCGCTACACGAGTTATGCCGACGTGCAGGCCGTGCAGTACATCGCCCAACTGGCCACCATTCACGGCGGCAGCGTGAACGTCCACTTCGCGCGGGACTATCCCACACGGAGGCTGCAAACCTCGAACCTGGTCCTGGTGGGCAGCAAGCGGGCCAACCTGTGGGCCGAACTGTTCGACGACCAGCTCAATTTCCAGGTGGAGTATGAGCAGGCGACCGGCGGTAACGTGGTCGTTAACAGGAAGCCCCTCGCCGGTGAACGGCCGGTTTACTCCATCCTGACCCGGGATGCGGACGTTCGGGATTCGTTGGCGGTGGTCGCCTTCGTGCCCAATCTGCAGAACACGGGCGAGGTGCTACTTCTGGCGGGAACCGGGATGTCAGGCACCGAGGCGGCGATCGACGCGGTGGTATCCCGGAGCGGGTTTGAGAGGCTGCTGGCAGCGCTGCCCGCCAGCGCGCCGGGACGGGTTCCGCACTTCGAAGCCCTGATCCGGTCGCATGCCGTTGGGGGCGCCGCACAGACCTTCGAGGTGCTGGCCGCCCGTTTGATACAGCCTGCCGCCAAGTCACGCAATTGA
- a CDS encoding TonB-dependent receptor, translating to MSLTTQHKVGVMNVLSLMQTCSHARTRAALLLVPLVLSTGFGLPCLAQQVTATVVGTVSDATGATVPGATITATSLSTNSVREATSDASGSYTLAFLQAGDYSVNVTAKGFQGQKVSQITLQIQQTARLDFTLKVGDVAETINVEASAASLQTENSTVGTVIDSGKIVELPLNGRNFVQLAQLIPGVQAGTPGSITVRRGRGSIGAQDSPFGSTGMSANGSRDTANRYFLDGVEFMDYDAMTYAFSPSVDALAEFKVETSTYSAEAGGAPGGQVSIVTKRGGNAFKGTLWEFNRNDALTQSYDAIAGVSATPARLNRNQYGGNIGGPIWIPKVYKGKDKTFFFFNWEAGKLAQGAAAAYRIVPTNAQRNGDLSGLVNARTGAPIVLSDPMGVGIVNNQIPKSALSPQAQAFLAFQPTANTQNGVFNFLSTPASAVSTQDTYTARVDHNLTSRDVISARYVFNDTYEAGVPFWGHDERNNLGRTQNLALSYTRTFTPVLINEFRAGWHKFSETEIFGTTNDAGYDVVGKMGLPLVSRLPKEFGPPTISISGADGSFSMYDLQRQIGPRDRSNSFIPFTDTLSWQHGRHFIKFGAELDRRLVTFEQARAPRGSFTFDGTYTGSALADFLLGYIRSDSINPAHTSTDLKNFWQAYYVNDDWKATPNLTLNLGVRYDYFQPYKQSDDKMVNVEQNGFIVAGLTTPQTSAYGRGLIAPDRNNIGPRAGFAYRPKFTNDAVIRGGYGIYYTPQISNAIFAMAEGAQATAGATITGNITGKPNVFFNDPFAGAVTSGALNFAVSNDQNLRDSYIQQWNFNIQKKLIGDFVLDAGYVGSKGTRLIVTFQDLNRPLQIVDPRTAGLASLNARRPNQAYQRSVRSDKSIGNSIYHALQLKGERRMRNGVTFLAAYTYSKSISGPLDIGGQVGGGSFIGDVQDIFNLRAERAVSGFDVTQRFVQTLIYDIPFFKHSSGAKKLLLDGWQASTIMTAQSGFPAPITFGVDTTGTGIGSRPDLTGQVANLAGDQRTWKRWFNVDAFAQAPYGRFGTSPRTNAVRLPGMWNFDFSVNKSFRFAETRSVEFRTEVFNLFNQYNPDPSTVDLNIRSATFGTVGGGVRGITTRVIQLGAKLYF from the coding sequence ATGTCCCTGACGACACAACACAAGGTGGGTGTTATGAATGTTCTTTCCCTGATGCAGACCTGCAGTCACGCCCGCACGCGGGCCGCCCTGTTGCTGGTCCCTCTGGTCCTATCAACCGGCTTCGGCCTGCCTTGCCTGGCACAGCAGGTGACGGCTACGGTGGTCGGCACGGTCAGCGATGCGACCGGGGCGACTGTACCCGGAGCCACGATCACCGCCACCAGCCTTTCCACGAACTCGGTTCGTGAGGCGACTTCGGACGCGTCGGGCTCGTACACCCTGGCCTTCCTGCAGGCTGGCGATTACTCGGTGAACGTGACCGCCAAGGGGTTCCAGGGCCAGAAGGTGAGCCAGATCACTTTGCAGATTCAGCAGACGGCTCGTCTCGACTTCACTTTGAAGGTTGGCGATGTCGCCGAGACGATCAATGTGGAAGCGTCCGCGGCATCGTTGCAGACGGAAAACTCCACCGTGGGCACGGTGATTGATTCGGGCAAGATCGTCGAACTCCCACTGAACGGCCGGAACTTCGTGCAACTGGCGCAGTTGATTCCGGGTGTCCAGGCTGGTACGCCGGGTTCGATCACAGTGCGGCGCGGCCGGGGGTCGATCGGCGCACAGGACTCCCCATTTGGTTCGACGGGGATGTCGGCGAACGGCAGCCGCGATACGGCTAACCGGTATTTCCTGGATGGCGTCGAGTTCATGGATTACGACGCCATGACTTACGCGTTCAGCCCGTCGGTGGATGCGCTGGCTGAATTCAAGGTGGAAACCAGCACCTACTCTGCTGAAGCCGGCGGCGCTCCTGGCGGCCAGGTGAGCATCGTGACCAAGCGCGGGGGCAACGCGTTCAAGGGGACGTTGTGGGAGTTCAACCGCAATGACGCGCTGACGCAGTCGTATGACGCAATTGCCGGAGTGAGTGCGACGCCCGCACGGTTGAACCGCAATCAGTATGGCGGCAACATCGGCGGTCCTATCTGGATCCCCAAGGTCTACAAGGGGAAGGACAAGACCTTCTTCTTCTTTAACTGGGAAGCCGGGAAACTGGCGCAGGGCGCGGCGGCGGCCTATCGCATCGTGCCCACGAACGCTCAACGCAATGGCGACCTGAGCGGGCTGGTGAATGCGCGCACTGGTGCGCCAATCGTTCTCAGCGATCCGATGGGGGTGGGGATTGTGAACAACCAGATTCCGAAGTCGGCCTTGAGCCCCCAGGCGCAGGCGTTCCTGGCCTTCCAGCCGACCGCCAACACGCAGAACGGGGTGTTCAATTTCCTCTCGACACCAGCCAGCGCCGTGTCCACGCAGGACACTTATACCGCCCGCGTCGATCACAACCTGACGTCGCGGGACGTGATCTCGGCGCGCTATGTCTTCAACGACACGTACGAAGCGGGTGTGCCCTTCTGGGGTCATGACGAACGCAACAACCTGGGCCGCACCCAGAATCTGGCGCTCTCGTATACACGGACCTTCACACCGGTGCTGATCAACGAATTCCGGGCCGGCTGGCACAAGTTCAGCGAAACGGAGATCTTCGGCACGACCAATGATGCGGGCTACGACGTGGTGGGCAAGATGGGCCTGCCGCTGGTATCGCGGCTGCCGAAGGAGTTCGGGCCGCCCACGATCAGCATCAGCGGCGCCGACGGCAGCTTCAGCATGTACGACCTGCAGCGTCAGATCGGTCCGCGCGACCGGTCGAACAGCTTCATCCCGTTCACCGATACGCTGTCGTGGCAGCATGGCCGCCACTTCATCAAGTTCGGCGCGGAGTTGGACCGCCGGCTGGTGACCTTCGAGCAGGCACGCGCGCCGCGCGGCTCGTTCACCTTTGATGGCACGTATACGGGCAGCGCGCTGGCGGACTTCCTGCTGGGCTACATCCGCAGCGACAGCATCAATCCGGCGCACACCTCCACCGACCTGAAGAACTTCTGGCAGGCCTATTACGTCAACGACGACTGGAAGGCGACACCGAACCTCACCCTGAACCTGGGCGTGCGGTACGACTACTTCCAACCGTACAAACAGTCCGACGACAAGATGGTGAACGTGGAGCAGAACGGGTTCATCGTGGCGGGCCTGACGACGCCGCAGACCTCGGCCTACGGACGCGGGCTGATCGCGCCGGACCGTAACAACATCGGCCCGCGCGCCGGATTCGCCTATCGCCCGAAGTTCACAAACGATGCGGTGATCCGCGGCGGGTATGGCATCTACTACACGCCCCAGATCTCCAATGCGATCTTCGCCATGGCGGAAGGCGCGCAGGCCACGGCCGGCGCCACCATCACTGGAAACATCACCGGCAAGCCGAATGTGTTCTTCAACGATCCTTTCGCCGGTGCGGTTACCTCCGGAGCCCTGAATTTCGCGGTGAGCAACGACCAGAACCTGCGGGACAGCTACATCCAGCAGTGGAACTTCAACATCCAGAAGAAGCTGATCGGCGACTTCGTCCTGGATGCCGGATATGTGGGGTCGAAGGGGACACGGCTGATCGTGACCTTCCAGGATCTCAACCGGCCGCTGCAGATTGTGGATCCGCGGACGGCGGGCCTGGCGTCGTTGAATGCCCGGCGGCCCAATCAGGCCTACCAGCGAAGTGTACGCTCTGACAAATCGATTGGAAACTCCATCTATCATGCCCTGCAGCTGAAGGGCGAACGGCGCATGAGGAATGGGGTGACTTTCCTGGCTGCCTACACGTACTCTAAGTCCATCTCGGGTCCGCTGGACATCGGAGGCCAGGTGGGCGGCGGGTCGTTCATCGGCGACGTGCAGGACATCTTCAACCTGCGGGCGGAGCGGGCGGTGTCGGGTTTTGATGTGACCCAGCGTTTCGTGCAGACGCTGATCTACGACATTCCGTTCTTCAAGCACTCCAGCGGGGCCAAGAAGCTGCTGCTGGACGGCTGGCAGGCGTCGACCATCATGACTGCGCAATCGGGCTTCCCTGCCCCGATCACGTTCGGTGTGGATACGACGGGCACAGGCATCGGCTCGCGGCCCGACCTGACGGGCCAGGTGGCGAACCTGGCAGGAGACCAGCGTACCTGGAAGCGCTGGTTCAACGTCGATGCCTTCGCGCAGGCGCCGTACGGACGGTTCGGGACCTCTCCGCGCACTAACGCGGTGCGGCTGCCCGGCATGTGGAACTTCGACTTCTCGGTGAACAAGAGCTTCCGTTTCGCTGAGACGCGCAGTGTGGAATTCCGCACCGAGGTCTTCAACCTGTTTAACCAGTACAACCCGGATCCGAGCACGGTGGACCTGAACATCCGCTCGGCCACATTCGGCACGGTTGGCGGCGGTGTGCGCGGCATCACAACGCGGGTGATTCAGTTGGGCGCCAAGTTGTACTTCTGA
- a CDS encoding DUF5060 domain-containing protein codes for MSNKNLSLSRRDLSTALLGLTTAAAVQAQGGSKVERWGIFASAWSGPSSGNPFKDVQLQAKFSLGHRTVEVNGFYDGNGQYRVRFMPDTLGQWSFTTSSNVAALDGKSGGFTCGAPSGGNHGPVGVSHTWHFAYADGTPYRPVGTTCYAWSHQTDALEEQTLATLRTGPFNKMRMCIFPKDYVYNKNEPPFYPFPREGDRNDFDRFVPEYFQHQEKRIAQLMAMGIEADLILFHPYDRWGYKVMPPEVDDAYLRYLVARLAAYRNVWWSMANEWDFVKEKKLSDWDRYFQIVQQNDPHQHLRSIHNGSVLYDHGKPWVTHTSIQGDEFGKTEEWLRAYKKPVIFDECKYEGNIPRRWGNISGLEMVRRFWLATVSGAYGGHGETFLNPEEVLWWSKGGVLHGESPQRLAFLRKILEEGPAEGLNPLPNQKYPCAARENEYYLFFYDLHQPAEMDYDLPEKVSLRAEIIDPWTMTITAVPGVHRGKFVLKLPGRPYQAVRFRKV; via the coding sequence ATGTCGAACAAGAACCTATCCCTCTCGCGGCGCGACCTTTCCACCGCTCTGCTTGGACTGACTACGGCTGCGGCCGTGCAAGCCCAGGGAGGCAGCAAAGTGGAGCGCTGGGGCATCTTTGCATCTGCATGGAGCGGGCCATCCAGCGGCAATCCCTTCAAAGACGTTCAACTACAAGCGAAGTTCAGCCTGGGCCATCGCACGGTGGAGGTGAACGGGTTCTACGACGGGAATGGCCAGTACCGCGTCAGGTTCATGCCCGACACGCTGGGGCAATGGAGTTTCACCACCAGCAGCAATGTCGCGGCGTTGGACGGCAAGTCGGGAGGCTTCACGTGCGGTGCGCCCTCGGGCGGAAATCATGGTCCGGTGGGTGTGAGCCACACCTGGCACTTTGCGTATGCGGACGGCACTCCGTACCGGCCGGTGGGCACTACCTGCTACGCCTGGAGCCACCAGACCGACGCGCTGGAAGAACAGACGCTGGCTACGCTGCGCACGGGTCCGTTCAACAAGATGCGCATGTGCATCTTCCCGAAAGATTACGTCTACAACAAGAACGAGCCGCCGTTCTACCCCTTCCCGCGAGAGGGGGATCGAAACGATTTCGACCGTTTTGTGCCGGAGTATTTCCAGCACCAGGAGAAGCGGATCGCGCAGTTGATGGCGATGGGGATCGAGGCGGACCTGATCCTGTTCCATCCTTACGATCGCTGGGGCTACAAGGTGATGCCGCCCGAGGTGGACGATGCCTACCTGCGGTATCTGGTGGCGCGACTGGCGGCGTACCGGAACGTCTGGTGGTCGATGGCGAATGAGTGGGACTTTGTGAAGGAGAAGAAGCTGTCCGACTGGGACCGTTACTTCCAGATCGTGCAGCAGAATGACCCGCACCAGCATCTGCGCTCGATCCACAACGGCTCGGTGCTCTATGACCACGGCAAACCCTGGGTGACGCACACGTCGATCCAGGGCGATGAGTTCGGGAAGACCGAGGAGTGGCTGCGGGCGTACAAGAAACCTGTGATCTTCGACGAGTGCAAGTATGAGGGGAACATTCCCAGACGGTGGGGAAATATTTCGGGTCTGGAGATGGTGCGGCGCTTCTGGCTGGCGACCGTCAGTGGGGCTTACGGCGGACATGGCGAGACCTTCCTGAATCCGGAGGAAGTCTTGTGGTGGTCGAAGGGAGGAGTGCTGCACGGCGAGAGCCCGCAGCGGCTTGCCTTCCTGCGCAAGATCCTGGAGGAGGGTCCGGCGGAAGGACTGAATCCGCTGCCGAATCAGAAGTACCCCTGCGCGGCGCGCGAGAACGAATACTACCTGTTCTTCTACGACCTGCATCAACCGGCGGAGATGGATTATGACCTGCCCGAGAAGGTGAGCCTGCGGGCGGAGATCATCGATCCGTGGACGATGACGATCACAGCCGTGCCGGGTGTCCACCGCGGCAAGTTTGTGTTGAAACTGCCGGGCAGGCCGTATCAGGCGGTCCGTTTCCGCAAGGTGTGA
- a CDS encoding MBL fold metallo-hydrolase, whose protein sequence is MRLVRLSLALALAVSSARAMDHNYQTAGPAPGSIRFKWISGSICAATNRDPRIQIITYNEDTYLLRENIAIHYDAPFTYLLMGNEGALLIDTGATPDAEYYPLRSTVDAILKRWGDLRGKQNIPLTVVLTSPEYLSQNQGYQQFLKRPNTKLVPLDLAGMKAFYGLSDSWPAGTGRIDLGGRVIAVIPTPGAHKDGVTFYDAYNGFLHTGHFLFPGRIMISNDKDYVESIGRLQAFAKEHPVKWVMGGQIDMKFLPGVEYMRLIRYKPDERVLQMDASLIDEAMATATRLLGKAEVAVRPDFVMRNRVGPDERPASRPKDLPRIPDMPRLR, encoded by the coding sequence ATGCGACTCGTGCGGCTTTCGCTCGCGCTGGCCCTGGCTGTGTCTTCCGCCAGGGCGATGGATCACAACTACCAGACGGCGGGACCGGCGCCGGGCAGTATTCGCTTCAAGTGGATCTCCGGGTCGATCTGCGCGGCGACGAACCGGGATCCACGCATCCAGATCATCACTTATAACGAAGACACCTACCTGCTGCGGGAGAACATCGCGATCCACTATGACGCTCCGTTCACCTACCTGCTGATGGGCAACGAGGGGGCTCTGCTGATCGACACCGGCGCGACGCCCGACGCGGAGTATTATCCGCTGCGGTCGACCGTGGACGCGATTCTCAAACGCTGGGGGGATCTGAGAGGCAAGCAGAACATCCCGCTGACTGTCGTGCTGACTTCGCCCGAGTATCTGTCCCAGAATCAGGGCTACCAGCAGTTCCTGAAGCGGCCGAATACGAAACTGGTGCCGTTGGACCTGGCCGGCATGAAGGCGTTCTACGGCTTGAGTGACTCCTGGCCTGCGGGCACCGGGCGCATCGACCTGGGCGGAAGGGTGATCGCTGTCATTCCGACTCCGGGCGCACACAAAGACGGTGTCACCTTCTATGACGCTTACAACGGCTTCCTGCACACGGGCCACTTCCTGTTCCCCGGCCGCATCATGATCTCGAATGACAAGGACTATGTCGAATCGATAGGGCGGTTGCAGGCGTTCGCGAAGGAGCACCCGGTGAAGTGGGTGATGGGCGGCCAGATCGACATGAAGTTCCTCCCCGGTGTGGAGTACATGCGGCTGATCCGCTACAAACCGGACGAGCGGGTGCTGCAGATGGACGCTTCCTTGATTGACGAGGCCATGGCGACCGCGACGCGGCTGCTTGGGAAGGCCGAGGTCGCCGTGCGTCCGGACTTTGTGATGCGGAACCGTGTCGGCCCGGATGAACGTCCGGCCAGCCGGCCCAAGGATCTGCCGCGCATCCCCGATATGCCCCGCCTGCGCTAA
- a CDS encoding MBL fold metallo-hydrolase, giving the protein MKPLLLLCLLSAAYAAQPALPRRIDFTSNLPAKGTFPEKWIHGSKSLLDNHDPPVQVHWFNEHTVVLRENKAYNYEAAFMYLYFGNDRAILLDQGSTALRSEWPLRDVVDGVVAQWCKRNGRKDIPLVLAFSHLHGDHWAAQNQFADRPNTRIMGLTHEEMVGFWGMTKYPEERVEFDLGGRKLLIWGSPGHVEDEFAYYDSYTQILFTGDMFYRGYCYITFWDHWMESMARLMRFADTHPIAYVVGCHVEMKKTGEFFTYGTTYQPDEAPVQMDVAMLRRTYEFAKKIKKPGVYFTGDVYLCNQTRMTSTLDVNPYVY; this is encoded by the coding sequence ATGAAACCGCTGCTGCTGCTTTGCCTCCTCTCCGCGGCCTATGCCGCCCAGCCTGCCTTGCCGCGCAGGATCGACTTCACGTCAAACCTGCCGGCCAAAGGGACATTTCCCGAGAAGTGGATTCACGGCTCGAAGTCGCTGCTGGACAATCACGATCCGCCGGTGCAGGTGCACTGGTTCAACGAACACACAGTGGTCCTGCGGGAGAACAAGGCCTACAACTACGAGGCCGCGTTCATGTACCTCTACTTCGGCAACGACCGGGCGATCCTGCTGGACCAGGGCTCGACGGCACTGCGCTCCGAGTGGCCGCTGCGCGATGTGGTGGACGGGGTGGTGGCGCAGTGGTGCAAGCGCAATGGGCGGAAGGACATTCCGCTGGTGCTGGCATTCAGCCACCTGCATGGGGACCACTGGGCCGCGCAGAACCAGTTCGCCGACCGGCCGAATACGCGCATCATGGGCCTGACGCACGAGGAGATGGTGGGCTTCTGGGGGATGACGAAGTATCCCGAAGAGCGCGTCGAGTTCGACCTGGGCGGCAGGAAGCTGCTGATCTGGGGGAGTCCGGGCCATGTAGAGGACGAGTTCGCCTACTACGACTCCTACACGCAGATCCTGTTCACCGGAGACATGTTCTATCGGGGGTACTGCTACATCACGTTCTGGGACCACTGGATGGAGAGCATGGCGCGCCTGATGCGCTTTGCCGACACGCACCCGATCGCCTATGTTGTGGGCTGTCATGTGGAGATGAAGAAGACCGGCGAGTTCTTCACGTACGGAACGACCTACCAGCCGGACGAGGCGCCGGTTCAGATGGATGTGGCGATGCTGCGGCGTACGTATGAGTTCGCGAAGAAGATCAAGAAGCCGGGCGTGTACTTCACGGGCGATGTCTATCTCTGCAATCAGACGAGGATGACCAGCACGCTGGATGTGAACCCGTACGTGTACTGA
- a CDS encoding sensor histidine kinase, whose amino-acid sequence MLASMLKITENRTLRRTFGYFLAWTILGLFMFSQGIVQSRFSNDPSPWTHHLTGWMVGVYVWFLLTPGIRWLGRRFPLERRYWLRRAILHTSIAFVVALLQLATEAAILHWIGVFPMYMKTFEATFFFLLIIGFHQGILTYWSVLALQQGFAWYLRYEERKQEALRLELRSSQLERQLVQAHLGALKMQLQPHFLFNTLNAIMVLVRQEKGREAEEMLGRLSDLLRCVLDDVDTQEIPVRREMEYLQLYLSIEQVRFQDRLRVEIAVAPEVLDAAVPHMILQPIVENAIRHGIGRSSTAGRLQISACLVAGRLELRVLDDGPGLLQNAPAQSRGIGLANTRARLEQLYGTEARLIVEDAEGGGVLATMLLPCRTLAMDPGTERMETNALHGFAG is encoded by the coding sequence ATGCTGGCGTCCATGTTAAAAATCACCGAGAATCGGACCCTTCGCCGCACCTTCGGCTACTTCCTCGCCTGGACGATTCTCGGCCTCTTCATGTTCAGCCAGGGCATCGTGCAGAGCCGCTTCTCCAACGACCCCTCGCCCTGGACTCATCACCTGACCGGCTGGATGGTGGGTGTCTATGTGTGGTTCCTGCTCACGCCAGGGATCCGCTGGCTGGGGCGCCGGTTTCCCCTGGAACGAAGGTATTGGCTGCGCCGGGCAATTCTCCACACCTCGATCGCCTTTGTTGTTGCATTGCTGCAATTGGCCACGGAGGCGGCCATCCTCCATTGGATCGGGGTCTTCCCGATGTACATGAAGACGTTCGAGGCGACGTTTTTCTTCCTGCTCATCATCGGATTTCACCAGGGTATTCTCACCTATTGGAGCGTACTGGCCCTGCAACAGGGGTTTGCCTGGTACCTGCGCTATGAGGAACGCAAACAGGAGGCGCTGCGCCTGGAATTGCGCTCGTCTCAACTGGAGCGGCAGTTGGTGCAGGCTCACCTGGGCGCGCTCAAGATGCAGTTGCAACCTCATTTCCTGTTCAACACTTTGAACGCGATTATGGTGCTGGTGCGGCAGGAGAAGGGCCGCGAGGCGGAGGAGATGCTGGGCCGGTTGAGCGACCTGCTGCGCTGCGTGCTGGATGATGTCGACACGCAGGAGATTCCGGTGCGCCGCGAGATGGAGTATCTGCAGCTCTACCTGTCGATCGAACAGGTCCGCTTCCAGGATCGCCTTCGCGTGGAGATCGCCGTTGCGCCCGAAGTGCTGGACGCGGCCGTGCCGCATATGATTCTGCAACCCATCGTTGAGAACGCGATCCGCCATGGCATTGGCCGCAGCTCCACCGCGGGCCGGCTGCAAATCAGCGCCTGTCTCGTGGCGGGCCGGTTGGAACTGAGGGTTCTGGATGACGGGCCGGGGCTGCTGCAGAACGCGCCGGCGCAGAGCAGGGGGATCGGGCTGGCGAACACGCGGGCGCGGCTGGAACAGTTGTACGGAACAGAAGCGCGGCTGATCGTGGAAGACGCTGAGGGTGGCGGCGTGCTGGCCACCATGCTGCTGCCGTGCCGCACACTTGCCATGGACCCTGGAACCGAGCGGATGGAGACAAATGCCCTTCACGGCTTTGCTGGTTGA